One window of Nostoc sp. C052 genomic DNA carries:
- a CDS encoding succinate--CoA ligase subunit beta, translating to MDLLEYQVKEWFGKIGIPVLPSQRIDHPTDLKRLKIRFPIVLKSQVHGAERAKAGGVRFAQTTIDAIAAAQNIFSLPIWGELPEVVLAESQYDANQEFYLAVVLDTAVCRPVLLGCKEADIDWESAGEKMHHVVVEQEFSPFYARRLALKMGLQGTLMQSVSNVVEKMYHLFVQKDLDLVEINPLAVSATNQVMALNGKVRVNERAIKRHPDLAEMAAKIISRHTSTEINGILGDWDGVAMHGKIGILGNGTGSVMATLDLVANAGGNPGVCLNLRHAFLTDTTPTTFRDRLEMGLKMLEADKSIQVILINFLGSIPQIEEVIEAIARVVQPDNSELQSQIIRSNGNKMRRELNFPSLVVRLAGSEFSTARKYLTTLKTHSNALLVVENLDEAVDAAVRLAKPTVNKK from the coding sequence ATGGATTTATTAGAGTATCAAGTTAAAGAATGGTTTGGGAAGATAGGCATTCCAGTATTGCCTTCCCAGCGAATTGACCATCCTACAGATTTAAAACGTTTAAAAATTCGTTTTCCAATTGTACTGAAATCTCAAGTACACGGAGCAGAACGAGCAAAAGCTGGTGGAGTCAGGTTTGCTCAAACGACTATCGATGCGATCGCAGCTGCTCAAAATATCTTTAGTTTACCAATATGGGGCGAGTTGCCGGAAGTTGTGCTGGCAGAATCCCAATACGACGCTAACCAGGAATTTTATCTAGCGGTGGTTTTAGATACTGCTGTCTGCCGACCGGTACTTTTAGGTTGCAAAGAAGCGGACATTGATTGGGAATCCGCTGGCGAAAAAATGCACCATGTTGTTGTAGAACAAGAATTCTCGCCATTTTATGCCCGACGACTAGCTTTGAAAATGGGTTTGCAAGGAACGCTGATGCAGTCGGTAAGCAACGTTGTGGAGAAGATGTACCACTTATTTGTGCAAAAAGACCTGGATTTAGTTGAAATCAATCCCTTGGCAGTCAGTGCTACTAATCAAGTTATGGCTCTCAATGGTAAAGTCAGAGTCAACGAACGGGCGATCAAGCGTCATCCCGATCTTGCCGAAATGGCGGCAAAAATTATCAGCCGTCATACCAGTACTGAAATCAACGGTATTTTAGGCGACTGGGATGGTGTAGCAATGCATGGAAAAATCGGTATTTTAGGTAATGGTACTGGTTCGGTGATGGCAACTTTGGATTTAGTCGCTAATGCTGGTGGTAATCCAGGTGTTTGTTTGAATCTACGTCATGCTTTCCTTACAGATACTACACCAACAACCTTCCGCGATCGCCTAGAAATGGGTCTGAAAATGCTGGAGGCTGATAAAAGTATTCAAGTAATATTAATTAACTTTCTGGGTAGTATTCCTCAAATTGAGGAAGTAATTGAAGCGATCGCCAGAGTTGTACAGCCAGACAATAGCGAACTTCAATCACAAATTATACGTTCTAATGGTAATAAAATGCGGCGCGAGCTTAATTTTCCATCTTTAGTTGTCCGCCTTGCTGGTTCTGAATTTAGTACTGCAAGAAAATATTTGACAACACTAAAAACCCACAGTAACGCGCTGCTTGTGGTAGAAAATTTAGATGAGGCAGTGGATGCAGCAGTTCGTCTTGCTAAACCAACGGTTAATAAAAAGTAG